From Synergistaceae bacterium, a single genomic window includes:
- a CDS encoding ABC transporter ATP-binding protein, with product MPNPAGRELIEVENLSFSYEEEVIFSQVDFSVRQGDFVVITGPNGSGKSTLLRMLLGELPPSSGGIRLFGQDLRRFKNWPAIAWLPQNVFSAGSAFPATVEEIVMTALFPQIGLCRFPKREHQKKVISALEQVGMADFARRRIGNLSGGQIQRVMLARALAGSSELLLLDEPTAGVDRRSSQSFFELLSRLNAATELTVVMVTHDLAGVLDFLSRILCLENGSLMELDKKQVDEELSHRHKHPDRDNF from the coding sequence ATGCCGAATCCCGCCGGAAGAGAACTCATCGAAGTGGAAAACCTGAGTTTCAGCTATGAGGAGGAAGTGATTTTTTCTCAGGTCGATTTTTCCGTAAGACAGGGAGATTTCGTCGTCATTACGGGACCCAACGGCTCCGGAAAAAGCACGCTTCTGCGTATGCTTCTGGGAGAGCTTCCACCTTCTTCCGGTGGGATTCGGCTGTTTGGCCAGGATCTGCGCCGTTTCAAAAACTGGCCGGCCATCGCTTGGCTGCCGCAAAACGTTTTCTCCGCCGGAAGCGCTTTCCCGGCCACCGTGGAGGAAATTGTCATGACGGCCCTTTTCCCTCAGATCGGACTCTGCCGCTTCCCCAAAAGAGAGCACCAAAAAAAGGTGATTTCAGCGCTGGAGCAGGTGGGGATGGCGGATTTTGCCAGGCGGCGTATCGGGAACCTTTCGGGAGGGCAAATCCAGCGGGTCATGCTGGCCCGAGCCCTGGCGGGATCCTCTGAACTTCTGCTGCTGGATGAGCCCACTGCCGGCGTGGACCGCAGAAGTTCACAATCTTTCTTCGAACTTCTGTCGCGTCTGAATGCGGCCACGGAGCTGACGGTGGTGATGGTGACCCACGACCTTGCGGGGGTCCTCGATTTTTTGTCGAGAATCCTCTGCCTGGAGAACGGCTCTCTGATGGAACTCGACAAAAAACAGGTGGATGAAGAGCTGTCACACAGGCACAAACACCCTGACCGGGACAATTTCTGA
- a CDS encoding divalent-cation tolerance protein CutA, protein MSDVRYAVVTTACADEDEAEKIAGALLEKRLAACVQMFPVNSRYRWKGKLCADREVLLLVKCRRDRWADIERTILEHHSYELPEILLTPVEGGHSKYLEWIRENGE, encoded by the coding sequence ATGAGCGACGTTCGGTATGCGGTTGTGACCACCGCCTGCGCCGACGAGGACGAAGCGGAGAAAATTGCCGGAGCTCTGCTGGAGAAAAGGCTGGCCGCCTGTGTGCAGATGTTTCCCGTCAACAGCCGCTATCGCTGGAAGGGAAAACTGTGCGCGGATCGGGAAGTTTTGCTGCTCGTCAAATGCCGCCGGGATCGCTGGGCCGACATTGAGCGGACAATTCTGGAACACCACAGCTACGAGCTGCCTGAAATTCTTCTGACGCCCGTCGAGGGCGGTCACTCCAAATATCTGGAGTGGATTCGGGAAAATGGAGAATGA
- a CDS encoding zinc ABC transporter substrate-binding protein, with protein MERFKNHLLKVALFTLILLAGLYITRNWAASRMAMGGTASLTPPREDRSKNENANESQQTRISVYASFYPMYDFAVKIGGERVQVTNMASGAVEPHEWEPAAADVAGLEKAAVFICNGLSMEPWIDDVLGSLQNKKLVVVNASKGISPEDRGDMDPHVWLDPMNAKQEMANIRDAFIQVDPKGKEYYEANFHRYARELDALNESFRKALLPFAGKSVVVTHGAFQYLCSACGLNQVAVEGAYPESEPTPARMSEIIEFVRKNGVKTVFYEEEGNPKVAETVAKAAGAKTAVLNPLEGLSDRARAAGDDYFSVMRRNLKSLLSAFQ; from the coding sequence ATGGAACGTTTTAAGAATCACCTTTTGAAAGTCGCTCTGTTCACTCTCATCCTGCTCGCAGGGCTTTATATCACGCGGAACTGGGCCGCGTCGAGAATGGCGATGGGAGGGACGGCCTCTCTGACGCCGCCCCGGGAGGACAGAAGTAAAAACGAAAACGCGAACGAATCGCAGCAAACCCGAATTTCCGTTTACGCCAGTTTTTATCCCATGTACGATTTCGCCGTAAAAATCGGCGGGGAAAGGGTTCAGGTCACGAACATGGCATCGGGCGCCGTGGAGCCTCACGAATGGGAACCGGCCGCCGCAGACGTGGCGGGACTGGAAAAGGCCGCCGTATTTATCTGCAACGGATTGAGCATGGAGCCATGGATCGACGACGTCCTGGGGTCTCTGCAAAATAAAAAACTGGTCGTCGTAAACGCCTCCAAAGGAATTTCTCCGGAGGACCGCGGCGACATGGATCCCCACGTATGGCTCGACCCCATGAACGCGAAACAGGAGATGGCCAATATCCGGGACGCGTTCATACAGGTCGATCCCAAGGGCAAAGAGTATTACGAAGCAAACTTCCACCGTTACGCGAGGGAACTCGACGCGCTGAACGAAAGCTTTCGAAAAGCCCTGCTGCCTTTTGCGGGAAAATCCGTCGTCGTCACCCACGGAGCTTTCCAGTACCTTTGTTCCGCCTGCGGGCTGAACCAGGTCGCGGTGGAGGGCGCTTATCCCGAATCGGAGCCCACCCCTGCCCGAATGAGCGAAATTATCGAATTCGTTCGAAAAAATGGCGTAAAAACAGTTTTCTATGAAGAAGAGGGCAATCCCAAAGTGGCGGAAACCGTCGCGAAGGCCGCGGGGGCGAAAACTGCCGTTTTGAATCCTCTGGAGGGACTCAGCGACAGGGCCAGGGCGGCCGGCGACGACTATTTTTCAGTGATGCGCCGTAATCTGAAATCCCTGCTGTCCGCCTTTCAGTAG
- a CDS encoding GIY-YIG nuclease family protein: MESKTRKELKSQYNEREIIGGAYIIKNAQTGRILLETSTDLRASKNRFDFSQKTGSCPVKKLEKDWVASGAGAFVFEVLEEHVKKSSRTSREFQEDMAALKELWREKLTGDNAVLY, from the coding sequence ATGGAGTCAAAAACCCGAAAAGAATTGAAATCGCAGTACAACGAACGGGAGATCATCGGCGGGGCCTATATCATCAAAAACGCGCAGACCGGCAGGATATTGCTGGAGACCTCCACGGATCTGCGCGCCAGCAAAAACCGTTTCGATTTTTCGCAAAAAACGGGCTCCTGTCCCGTCAAAAAGCTGGAGAAGGATTGGGTTGCTTCGGGGGCCGGAGCTTTCGTTTTTGAAGTTCTGGAGGAACACGTCAAAAAAAGTTCACGGACAAGCAGGGAGTTTCAGGAGGATATGGCCGCTTTAAAAGAGCTATGGCGGGAAAAGCTGACAGGCGACAACGCGGTTTTGTACTGA
- the leuS gene encoding leucine--tRNA ligase has translation MSYDFQAIEAKWQKEWADHKCFEVEADPAKPKFYCLEMFPYPSGALHMGHVRNYSMGDMLARFLRKKGQNVLYPMGFDAFGMPAENAALKYKTKPHDWTWENIEYMTSQLKRMGYSYDWRRRVETCNPKYYRWNQWIFLQMYKKGLVYRKTAPVNWCETCGTVLANEQVVNGACWRCETPVGRKNLEQWFIRITNYAQELLDDIDASLSGWPERVRIMQRNWIGRSEGARLSFHVPELEYTIEAFTTRFDTVYGITFIALAPEHELVQAMLEKMPESEASAMREFVAQCSAQSSIERSAVGGEKLGFKTPFTGRHPVTGAPVPIWLANYILMDYGTGAIMGVPAHDQRDFEFCRKYDIEIIPVIQPEGETLDGASMETSFEGDGISCNSGQFNGLPTQKAIQTMIDWGEKEGLCHREVNFRLRDWLISRQRYWGTPIPFVHCPKCGIVPVPEDQLPVLLPEDVEVKEVGHSPLLDMPEWLATTCPSCGGPARREADTMDTFFCSSWYFDRYCSSSLDTAPFNTKETDYWMAVDQYIGGIEHACLHLIYARFFTKFLADIGLLKVREPFTNLLTQGMVIKDGAKMSKSLGNVVDPTEIVEKYGADTVRLFILFAAPPQNDLDWSEQGVEGAHRFLGRVWRCVEENLESLKSHGTDRVPMTELSDSASRDFKRKIHSTILGVTHDISEEKQFNTAIAKLMELTNAIYAFKPLNETGHKLLREGVDILLNCLSPFAPHMTEELWQMLGNAGLLSTSPWPVAEEDALAADSVTVVVQINGKVRSKLNLPAGLDETKLKETALADATIQEKVRGATILKIIVVPDRLVNIVIKG, from the coding sequence ATGAGCTACGATTTTCAGGCGATCGAGGCGAAATGGCAAAAAGAATGGGCGGATCATAAATGTTTCGAGGTCGAGGCCGACCCGGCGAAGCCCAAGTTCTACTGTCTGGAGATGTTCCCCTATCCCAGCGGCGCGCTGCATATGGGGCACGTGCGGAATTACTCCATGGGAGACATGCTCGCCCGTTTCCTCCGTAAAAAGGGACAGAACGTTCTTTATCCGATGGGCTTCGACGCCTTCGGCATGCCCGCCGAAAACGCCGCCCTCAAGTACAAAACAAAACCCCACGACTGGACGTGGGAAAACATCGAGTACATGACGAGCCAGCTCAAACGCATGGGGTACAGCTACGACTGGCGCCGCCGGGTCGAAACCTGCAATCCTAAGTACTATCGATGGAATCAGTGGATTTTCCTCCAGATGTATAAAAAAGGTCTGGTCTACCGGAAAACCGCGCCCGTCAACTGGTGCGAAACCTGCGGCACGGTTCTCGCCAACGAGCAGGTGGTCAACGGGGCCTGCTGGCGCTGCGAGACGCCGGTGGGAAGGAAAAATCTGGAGCAGTGGTTCATCCGCATCACGAACTACGCGCAGGAACTGCTGGACGACATCGACGCCTCCCTTTCCGGATGGCCCGAAAGAGTCCGCATTATGCAGCGCAACTGGATCGGCCGCTCTGAAGGCGCCCGGCTTTCCTTTCACGTCCCGGAGCTGGAATACACCATCGAGGCCTTCACCACCCGCTTCGACACGGTGTACGGCATCACCTTCATCGCCCTTGCCCCGGAACACGAACTGGTCCAGGCCATGCTCGAAAAAATGCCGGAGTCGGAAGCGTCCGCCATGAGGGAATTCGTCGCTCAGTGCTCAGCCCAGAGCTCCATCGAACGCTCCGCCGTGGGAGGGGAAAAACTGGGATTCAAAACACCCTTTACAGGCAGGCACCCCGTCACAGGCGCACCGGTCCCCATCTGGCTGGCCAATTACATTCTCATGGACTACGGCACGGGGGCCATCATGGGCGTTCCCGCCCACGATCAGCGCGACTTCGAGTTCTGCCGCAAATATGACATCGAGATCATCCCCGTCATTCAGCCTGAAGGCGAAACCCTCGACGGCGCATCCATGGAGACCTCCTTCGAGGGAGACGGCATCAGCTGCAACTCCGGACAGTTCAACGGTCTTCCCACTCAAAAGGCGATACAGACGATGATCGACTGGGGTGAAAAGGAAGGGCTCTGTCACCGGGAGGTCAATTTCCGCCTGCGGGACTGGCTCATCTCGCGGCAGCGATACTGGGGAACGCCGATTCCCTTCGTACACTGCCCGAAATGCGGAATCGTCCCCGTTCCGGAGGATCAGCTCCCCGTCCTGCTGCCCGAGGACGTGGAGGTCAAAGAGGTGGGGCATTCTCCTCTGCTGGACATGCCCGAATGGCTCGCCACCACCTGCCCCTCCTGCGGCGGTCCCGCCCGACGCGAGGCCGACACCATGGACACTTTCTTCTGCTCGTCCTGGTACTTCGATCGTTACTGCTCCTCCAGCCTGGACACCGCTCCGTTCAACACGAAGGAAACGGACTACTGGATGGCCGTCGACCAATATATCGGCGGGATCGAACATGCCTGTCTGCATCTGATTTACGCCCGCTTCTTCACGAAATTCCTGGCCGATATCGGACTTCTGAAGGTGCGGGAGCCCTTTACGAACCTGCTGACCCAGGGCATGGTCATAAAGGACGGCGCGAAGATGTCCAAGTCTTTGGGCAACGTCGTGGACCCCACGGAGATCGTGGAAAAATACGGAGCGGACACGGTGCGTCTCTTCATTTTGTTCGCCGCGCCGCCTCAGAACGACCTCGACTGGTCCGAGCAGGGCGTGGAGGGGGCGCATCGCTTCCTCGGACGGGTCTGGCGCTGCGTCGAGGAGAACCTGGAAAGCCTGAAAAGCCACGGAACAGACCGCGTTCCCATGACGGAGCTTTCTGATTCGGCCTCCCGGGATTTCAAGCGCAAAATTCACAGCACCATCCTGGGCGTCACTCACGACATCAGCGAAGAAAAGCAGTTCAACACGGCCATCGCGAAACTGATGGAGCTGACGAACGCCATTTACGCCTTCAAACCCCTGAATGAAACGGGACACAAACTGCTGCGCGAGGGTGTGGATATTCTTCTGAACTGTCTTTCTCCCTTTGCCCCCCACATGACGGAAGAGTTGTGGCAAATGCTGGGTAATGCCGGTCTTCTCTCCACATCCCCATGGCCCGTCGCCGAAGAAGACGCACTGGCTGCGGATTCTGTCACCGTCGTCGTGCAGATCAACGGCAAGGTGCGCTCCAAACTGAATCTGCCCGCCGGCCTCGACGAGACGAAACTGAAAGAAACCGCTCTGGCCGACGCGACGATTCAGGAAAAAGTCAGGGGCGCGACGATCCTAAAAATCATCGTCGTCCCGGACCGCCTGGTCAACATCGTAATTAAAGGATAA
- a CDS encoding aminopeptidase P family protein — MEGLVNMRFDIVRGRLEKLRQRMREQQIDALTVMVFERLNSENCHYISGFRGSSAALVIDAKRELLITDGRYRTQAALQSPFTLVVQSDLPLAEYVVQVLSKSGYKTAGFEAEKVSCAIFETVLKKAPVEWKDASALIPSLRRSKDAEEVAAIRRAGVIARQAFDRVLKDVRVGMTEVDFESRLISEIKRAGAEKGWAHDDFIVVSGARGAMCHGRATDRAFERGDTVTLDYGAMIDGYMCDITRNFAVGGAQDRAVELDGILVKAHREAAAALRPGVSGKEVDAVARRIIEEAGYGNGFVHGLGHGLGLEIHESPRLSFLSKDILQAGDVVTIEPGIYIEGWGGLRVEDDYLITENGAECLTQSDDQHLKIAG, encoded by the coding sequence ATGGAAGGACTGGTGAACATGCGGTTCGATATCGTTCGCGGCAGACTGGAGAAACTGAGACAGCGGATGCGTGAACAGCAGATAGACGCTCTGACGGTGATGGTGTTCGAACGACTGAATTCCGAAAACTGTCATTATATATCGGGTTTTCGAGGCAGCAGCGCGGCCCTGGTCATTGACGCGAAGCGGGAACTTCTGATCACCGACGGGCGTTATCGGACTCAGGCGGCTCTTCAGTCGCCTTTCACCCTGGTGGTGCAGTCCGACCTTCCGCTGGCGGAGTACGTGGTTCAGGTTCTTTCCAAAAGTGGGTATAAAACGGCGGGATTCGAGGCCGAAAAGGTTTCCTGCGCCATCTTCGAAACGGTTCTGAAGAAGGCGCCGGTGGAGTGGAAGGACGCCTCGGCCCTGATTCCCTCTCTGCGCCGTTCCAAGGACGCGGAGGAAGTGGCTGCCATTCGGCGCGCAGGCGTCATCGCCCGCCAGGCTTTCGATCGCGTGCTGAAAGACGTGCGGGTGGGAATGACGGAGGTCGATTTCGAGAGCCGCCTGATCAGCGAAATTAAGCGCGCCGGTGCGGAAAAGGGTTGGGCTCACGATGATTTTATCGTTGTTTCGGGCGCCCGCGGCGCCATGTGTCACGGTCGGGCCACGGACAGGGCCTTCGAGCGGGGAGACACCGTCACGCTGGACTACGGGGCGATGATCGATGGATATATGTGCGACATCACGCGAAATTTCGCTGTGGGCGGGGCGCAGGACCGAGCCGTGGAACTGGACGGAATCCTGGTGAAGGCGCACCGAGAAGCCGCCGCGGCCCTGCGTCCGGGAGTTTCCGGGAAGGAAGTGGACGCCGTCGCCAGAAGAATCATAGAAGAGGCGGGCTACGGGAACGGCTTCGTGCACGGCCTGGGACACGGACTCGGGCTGGAAATCCATGAATCGCCGCGCCTTTCGTTCCTGTCGAAGGATATTCTCCAGGCGGGAGATGTGGTGACGATCGAACCCGGCATTTACATCGAAGGCTGGGGCGGCCTGCGGGTGGAGGACGACTATCTGATCACGGAAAATGGCGCGGAATGCCTCACTCAGTCCGACGACCAGCATTTGAAAATTGCCGGCTGA